The following are from one region of the Pseudodesulfovibrio piezophilus C1TLV30 genome:
- a CDS encoding VPLPA-CTERM sorting domain-containing protein, whose translation MMQFKSLIISSTIMLLCATSAHAVSLSYFHEAYFTDGSWSGTVTGGSADSSSLTDKISGIDTTFTGDWNISQAGGLQSLVTSTSSANPSILFNKGAWEFALASSTKQSGSLAVTLDQSLSNLNYTIQIKDFSANILNIATTVLNNTITFDLQSLPTSIFSFSVLNDDDGTLFTIDSLIFIGENLGSSYGSQQFDALVYNPTPLPASAFLLLSGLVGMVGIRRLRAS comes from the coding sequence ATGATGCAATTCAAGTCCTTGATTATATCAAGTACAATTATGCTGCTCTGCGCCACCAGTGCTCATGCAGTCTCGCTTTCATATTTTCACGAAGCCTATTTCACTGACGGCTCCTGGAGTGGGACAGTAACAGGCGGATCTGCGGACAGTTCTTCACTCACTGACAAGATCAGTGGAATCGACACTACTTTCACCGGAGACTGGAATATTTCTCAAGCCGGTGGACTGCAATCCCTTGTGACATCGACTTCCAGTGCCAACCCGTCAATCCTCTTTAATAAAGGTGCATGGGAATTTGCCCTTGCCAGCAGTACAAAACAAAGTGGGTCCTTGGCAGTGACCTTGGATCAATCCTTGAGCAATCTCAATTATACAATTCAAATCAAAGACTTCAGCGCAAACATTCTGAATATTGCGACAACGGTACTCAACAACACCATTACATTCGACCTGCAAAGTCTGCCCACAAGCATTTTCTCTTTCTCGGTACTGAATGATGACGACGGAACCCTTTTCACCATAGATTCTTTAATCTTCATTGGTGAGAACCTCGGAAGTTCATATGGTAGCCAGCAATTTGATGCGCTTGTTTACAATCCGACCCCACTCCCGGCCAGTGCGTTTCTGTTACTTTCCGGACTTGTGGGGATGGTCGGAATTCGTCGACTGAGAGCATCCTGA
- a CDS encoding porin family protein has translation MKQRIPFSTTLWIILLVWSVLYPAPTRAEQTVFIPKIMVQTTYDDNVLFKDTGDLELRLTPSMKLKYRAEDWELTGGGKAVLFRYEDLTEYDRENYDIWFKGSKELNERFQLKLDASYDYNHTFVEELAQSGTQSTTSLRRRYSMSPGISWNVSEKDRLSITIPLSATRYAGKTNPDSTERGSLVTWSHGLNNQRTALLAQGSYNHYDYDRTNGDTRQDVYNLMGGFSYRPTELLEFVGYGGLGYANSIATVDGGTDKTASDIYPSFDISGTYAREKWKFTLGADRMISPSIYGESTTRARVRASSEYAFTERLTASFEGAFYTLETEGLVAETEKQTFSLRPTIQYKWTKDAVIRLEYKHTSIENRISHNTDQQNRIALRFEYSYPTFF, from the coding sequence ATGAAACAACGCATTCCTTTTTCAACCACACTGTGGATCATTCTCCTAGTATGGAGCGTACTTTATCCTGCGCCGACACGAGCCGAACAAACGGTTTTCATACCGAAGATCATGGTTCAAACGACATATGACGACAATGTTCTCTTCAAGGACACAGGAGACCTCGAACTGAGGCTTACCCCTTCCATGAAATTGAAATACAGAGCCGAGGACTGGGAACTCACGGGAGGCGGCAAGGCGGTCCTCTTCCGCTATGAGGATCTCACCGAATATGACCGGGAAAACTATGACATTTGGTTCAAAGGCAGCAAGGAACTCAACGAGCGATTCCAGCTCAAACTTGACGCCAGTTATGACTATAACCACACATTTGTGGAAGAACTGGCCCAATCCGGCACCCAATCAACCACAAGCCTGAGACGCAGATACTCAATGTCCCCCGGAATATCCTGGAATGTTTCGGAAAAAGACCGACTCTCCATCACCATTCCTCTGTCTGCGACACGATATGCCGGAAAAACCAACCCGGATTCAACTGAACGCGGCAGTCTGGTGACATGGAGTCACGGCCTGAACAACCAACGAACCGCCCTCCTGGCTCAGGGAAGCTACAATCACTATGACTATGACCGTACAAACGGAGATACCCGGCAGGATGTGTACAATTTGATGGGAGGCTTCAGCTACAGACCCACTGAACTTCTCGAATTCGTCGGGTACGGAGGTCTGGGATACGCCAATTCCATAGCAACTGTGGATGGCGGAACGGATAAAACGGCCTCTGACATCTATCCGAGCTTCGACATTTCCGGAACCTACGCACGCGAAAAATGGAAATTCACTCTGGGAGCGGACAGAATGATTTCACCTTCCATTTATGGAGAGTCAACGACCCGCGCACGGGTGCGGGCATCAAGTGAATATGCATTCACCGAACGCCTCACAGCGTCATTCGAAGGAGCATTCTACACCCTTGAAACCGAAGGGCTGGTCGCTGAAACAGAAAAACAGACATTTTCTCTCCGCCCGACAATACAATACAAATGGACCAAGGATGCAGTTATTCGACTTGAATACAAACACACATCCATCGAAAACCGGATCAGTCACAACACAGATCAACAGAACAGGATAGCCCTTCGATTCGAATACTCCTATCCAACGTTCTTCTAG
- the xrtD gene encoding VPLPA-CTERM-specific exosortase XrtD, whose translation MLTRRNFFYCTASIAWIVVFWSDFPILLHEWNAEDYSHCYLVLPIVGYLLWTERGKRAGKLGGGAFLGLAICLVAVLFFHIGRFASLKFFVHLAMWISLCGIALLYLGDKAIRSLWMPMLVGFFAVPPPVFITRMTSLKLRLISSVLSEKMLQFIGIPVYREGNVIDLGVIQLQVVDACSGLRYLWPSLLMALLVGWFFLSAPRKRLLLLAIAIPVTILSNAFRIALTGVLTKFINPALAEGFFHDFSGWLVYVLSLGLLGACAWLLADRPHHPVRSQENLPPWILPHTQWTGFAACCFLGIMLYSQFHLLPAQRIQARHDFTSFSAQIGPWTGQRIYLSQPVVQSLGADDYVNMVFRNKDTQDAIYVLISWYDQQTTSHAAHAPTSCLVGGGWDIMNKQVLDAGQSDERNFPVTQMTLDKNGQTIISNFWFLQRGRVVVNEWLNKWHLLVDALFRQRTDGALIRLEMPVRPDSSVMETQKTLNSFARQLRGRLTPFLPAGYENPV comes from the coding sequence ATGCTCACGCGACGAAATTTTTTCTATTGTACAGCCTCCATCGCATGGATTGTTGTATTCTGGTCAGACTTCCCCATTCTCCTGCACGAATGGAATGCCGAGGATTATTCACACTGTTATCTGGTTCTACCCATCGTTGGGTATCTGCTCTGGACCGAAAGAGGAAAGAGAGCAGGGAAATTAGGAGGCGGAGCCTTCCTCGGCCTTGCCATATGCCTTGTCGCGGTCCTGTTTTTTCACATAGGACGCTTTGCTTCACTCAAATTTTTTGTCCACCTCGCCATGTGGATTTCACTCTGCGGCATAGCATTGCTGTATCTTGGGGACAAGGCAATCAGAAGCCTTTGGATGCCCATGTTGGTAGGATTTTTTGCTGTCCCACCACCTGTTTTCATTACACGAATGACCAGTCTCAAATTACGGCTGATATCCTCTGTACTTTCAGAAAAAATGCTTCAATTCATCGGGATACCGGTCTATCGTGAAGGGAATGTTATTGATCTCGGAGTTATTCAACTCCAGGTGGTCGATGCCTGTAGCGGGTTGAGGTATTTATGGCCATCTCTGCTTATGGCCTTACTTGTCGGATGGTTTTTCCTTTCGGCACCACGGAAGCGGCTTCTGCTTCTTGCCATCGCCATACCGGTCACGATCCTTTCCAATGCCTTTCGCATTGCCCTGACCGGGGTTTTAACCAAATTCATCAACCCGGCTCTGGCGGAAGGATTCTTCCACGATTTTTCAGGCTGGCTTGTCTATGTCCTTTCACTTGGGCTGCTCGGGGCGTGCGCATGGCTTCTTGCCGACCGGCCCCACCACCCCGTCCGGTCACAAGAGAATCTCCCCCCGTGGATTCTACCGCATACTCAATGGACCGGTTTTGCCGCATGCTGCTTCCTGGGCATCATGCTCTACAGCCAATTCCATCTGCTCCCGGCACAACGCATTCAAGCGCGGCATGATTTCACAAGTTTTTCTGCACAGATCGGCCCCTGGACAGGGCAGAGAATTTACCTTTCCCAACCGGTTGTACAGAGCCTGGGAGCAGACGATTATGTCAACATGGTCTTCCGGAATAAAGACACACAAGATGCCATTTACGTCCTGATATCATGGTACGATCAGCAAACCACAAGTCACGCCGCTCATGCGCCCACATCATGTCTGGTCGGCGGAGGGTGGGATATCATGAACAAGCAGGTCCTCGACGCCGGACAATCCGATGAACGGAATTTCCCCGTTACGCAGATGACTCTGGACAAGAATGGACAGACCATCATTTCCAATTTCTGGTTCCTGCAGCGCGGCCGTGTCGTGGTGAACGAATGGCTCAACAAATGGCACCTTCTCGTAGATGCACTCTTCCGGCAAAGGACCGATGGGGCTCTTATTCGTCTGGAAATGCCAGTCAGGCCTGATTCCTCTGTCATGGAGACACAAAAAACTCTCAATTCATTTGCCCGCCAACTCAGGGGGCGACTCACACCATTTCTGCCTGCCGGATATGAAAACCCGGTATAA
- a CDS encoding GumC family protein: protein METNTNDIRLYINAFKRRFWLFAIPTGAFFMLTAAIIFLLPSIYTSSATILVEGQEVPQELVQTTVTGYVEERLQSISQMAFNRQNLMAIIDRFGLYDEYKDSLTSEEILQKMRDNIKVENIQAEVVNNTGRATTATIAFTISFDGKSPKKVLQTTNALVSLFLEQNLRQREEKALTTLDFLNKQLDELRQDVQKSESKIASFKEKNYRSLPELMELNLQSLDRIQKDIDARQEMIKTLTDRRVYLEGQLATVDQTIYSYSADGKRIMSPEEELKSLRSQYLSYKTSRSEKHPDMIKLKGQIDLLEAELTHRNKGRDINAELGSWERKLARLQKKYTNKHPDVINAKGKIAELKASLQVSSKNQGVLRSNENLDQENPAYINLKTQIKATSLEIRNERNLLTELRKKYDQYVSYIEQSPQVEQQYTSLQRDYHNSSVKYQETMQKVLSARQSQELEKEHVGEKLSLIEPPVLPEKPYKPKRLLLLIIAMIVSTAGGLSLVSVAEFMDHSIHDRTSLALLTKIPVIGVIPYVQTSEEMAQKRRRRAVILTISAGAVICAILLVHFLVLPLDIIALKILNKIQVIV from the coding sequence ATGGAAACGAACACCAACGATATCAGACTTTACATCAACGCGTTCAAGCGGAGATTTTGGCTGTTCGCCATTCCAACAGGCGCTTTTTTCATGCTGACTGCGGCAATCATCTTCCTGCTGCCTTCAATCTATACATCGTCTGCGACAATTTTGGTGGAAGGACAGGAAGTCCCTCAGGAACTCGTTCAAACTACTGTAACAGGGTATGTTGAAGAACGGTTGCAATCAATCAGCCAAATGGCCTTCAACCGCCAAAATCTCATGGCTATCATTGATCGTTTTGGCTTGTATGACGAATATAAGGACAGCCTGACATCTGAAGAGATTCTCCAAAAAATGCGGGACAATATCAAAGTCGAAAACATCCAGGCTGAAGTTGTCAACAATACGGGGAGAGCCACGACCGCAACCATCGCCTTTACCATCTCGTTCGATGGCAAATCACCCAAGAAAGTTTTACAAACAACGAACGCCCTCGTCTCCCTCTTCCTTGAACAAAACCTGAGACAACGAGAAGAAAAGGCACTGACCACCCTCGACTTCCTGAATAAACAGCTGGATGAACTCCGACAGGATGTTCAAAAGTCAGAATCGAAAATAGCGAGCTTCAAGGAAAAAAATTATCGTTCACTGCCGGAATTGATGGAATTGAACTTGCAAAGTCTTGACCGTATTCAAAAAGATATCGATGCCCGACAGGAAATGATCAAAACACTGACTGATCGCAGGGTCTACCTGGAAGGTCAACTGGCCACCGTCGATCAGACCATCTATTCGTATTCCGCTGACGGCAAGCGGATCATGAGTCCTGAAGAGGAATTAAAATCTCTGCGTAGCCAGTATCTTTCCTACAAGACAAGCCGGTCGGAAAAACACCCGGACATGATCAAACTGAAGGGACAGATCGACCTGCTTGAGGCTGAATTGACACACAGAAACAAGGGACGAGATATCAACGCCGAACTCGGATCATGGGAACGCAAGCTTGCACGGTTACAAAAAAAATATACGAATAAACACCCGGACGTCATCAATGCCAAAGGGAAAATAGCGGAACTGAAAGCCTCACTCCAAGTATCGTCCAAGAATCAGGGCGTCTTGCGATCGAATGAAAATCTGGACCAGGAAAATCCGGCGTATATCAACCTCAAAACGCAAATCAAAGCAACCAGCCTTGAAATCCGCAATGAACGAAACCTGCTGACAGAGCTTCGTAAAAAATATGATCAATATGTCTCATATATCGAACAAAGCCCTCAGGTTGAGCAGCAGTACACGAGCTTACAGCGAGATTATCACAACTCCAGTGTCAAATATCAGGAAACAATGCAGAAGGTGCTTTCTGCCCGCCAATCCCAAGAACTCGAAAAAGAGCATGTCGGTGAAAAACTCTCCTTGATAGAACCTCCTGTCCTACCGGAAAAACCATACAAGCCCAAGAGGCTGCTCCTGCTTATCATCGCCATGATCGTCTCAACAGCAGGCGGCCTCAGCCTTGTCTCTGTCGCCGAATTTATGGACCACTCGATCCACGACAGGACTTCGCTTGCGTTATTGACCAAAATCCCAGTGATCGGCGTCATTCCCTATGTCCAGACCAGTGAGGAAATGGCACAGAAACGCCGCAGAAGGGCTGTCATCCTCACCATCTCGGCAGGAGCAGTGATCTGCGCAATCCTCCTCGTCCACTTTTTGGTGCTCCCGCTGGACATCATTGCCCTCAAGATCCTGAACAAAATTCAGGTCATTGTTTAG
- a CDS encoding ExeA family protein, which translates to MFRSFYGLRDKPFDIIPNPGVLYESNKHRQALTYLQYGFTENIGFILFTGEIGTGKTTLLKYLLTQIASDVEVAVVFNTNVDAQELLRLILIELEVSGVSQDKSHNLDLLNQHLIDIFRQGRRCLLIIDEAQNLSHEALEEVRLLSNLQTETTPLLQIILAGQPELRDIISSPGLEQLAQRVAINYHLAPLSRKELGEYIEYRLQRAGAGSEPIFEAGAVDLLHEHTGGVPRAVNILCNAALVYGYADSLPTISREVIEQVVLDNIGITHHPKDSSRAAGTDKSQTAQHAVDEHMLGRVAHLESMVSKLTAQVNIQAGHIDGGIAAGNEKLVNSLTDLLDKERVRSERYFGRCIALFHKNKMLGKELEKHQRLGKTERLKTDEQTGSKQGLLNSLISFFTG; encoded by the coding sequence ATGTTTCGATCATTTTACGGTCTTCGCGACAAACCATTCGATATCATTCCGAATCCGGGCGTGCTTTACGAAAGTAACAAGCACCGGCAGGCGCTGACATATCTTCAATACGGTTTCACGGAAAATATCGGCTTTATCCTCTTCACGGGTGAGATAGGCACCGGCAAGACCACTTTGCTTAAGTACCTGTTGACTCAAATTGCTTCCGATGTGGAAGTGGCTGTCGTTTTCAATACCAACGTCGATGCCCAGGAACTCCTCAGGCTCATCCTCATTGAGCTTGAAGTCAGTGGAGTCAGCCAGGACAAGTCGCACAATCTCGATTTGTTGAACCAGCATCTCATTGACATATTCAGGCAAGGTCGCCGCTGTCTCCTCATCATTGATGAAGCACAAAATCTCTCGCATGAGGCACTGGAAGAAGTCCGACTGCTCTCCAACCTGCAAACCGAGACAACGCCGCTGCTCCAGATAATCCTGGCGGGCCAACCTGAATTACGGGACATAATCAGCAGCCCTGGGCTGGAACAACTGGCTCAACGAGTGGCCATCAACTATCACCTCGCCCCTTTATCGCGGAAAGAACTGGGTGAGTACATTGAGTATCGCCTTCAGCGAGCCGGGGCAGGAAGTGAACCCATCTTTGAAGCTGGAGCCGTGGATCTGTTGCACGAACACACAGGAGGCGTGCCAAGGGCTGTCAATATCCTGTGCAACGCAGCGCTGGTCTACGGATATGCCGATTCACTTCCAACCATTTCACGCGAAGTCATTGAACAAGTCGTTCTGGACAATATCGGCATTACGCACCACCCAAAGGACTCATCCCGTGCAGCCGGTACAGACAAGAGTCAGACTGCACAACATGCAGTGGACGAGCATATGCTCGGCAGAGTAGCCCACCTCGAATCCATGGTTTCCAAACTGACAGCACAGGTCAACATCCAGGCAGGCCACATTGATGGGGGCATAGCGGCCGGTAATGAAAAACTCGTTAACTCACTCACTGACCTGCTGGACAAGGAACGGGTCAGATCAGAGCGATATTTCGGGCGTTGTATCGCCCTCTTTCACAAAAACAAAATGTTAGGCAAGGAACTCGAAAAGCACCAACGTCTGGGAAAAACGGAGAGACTAAAAACCGATGAACAGACGGGTTCAAAACAAGGCTTGCTCAATTCCCTCATCAGCTTCTTCACCGGATAG
- a CDS encoding tetratricopeptide repeat protein: MLKKIVFVFLICLVCVACASSEEKSIEVYQKAMAYYAEGNIPDARIEAKNAIKLDPKNALAYLLLGDCAIQEQNWQSAFGAYGQAVEINPDLTKAQLGLGRLYLLSRQYDKAETLVTQLLENEPTNTDAHLLHAGLLLQQGDHTGAMHILKAILTEEPSNTDAALGLVTAYERKNELEKAYEILEQSISENPSNIAFRFKAATMAEKAGDFTAAEGHYLKLLEISEKKTPVSMMLARLYEKSGQIRKAEKTILDVVRSDPANIDTRLALTGFYLRTKQFDKSLQTITAMLHDNPDAIRIQLARVDILIAKEDFTTAKASLTHIIEQFPDHPMTAQALAKLGFLQSKDKNFVQALVYFDEAIGRNPSPEFMFLRAQARLGLKDIEGAISDLRIVRNDMPNNYKARDLLARAYLAQDKGLMAVEELHDILAKNADYSPSRNLLVKYYARYGQWALAEEELHKLIQQTPEDPALLIALGDVKRMRGENEHAAELYRKVLNLTDGHGPALLRLGLLAEAAEQYSQAISYYDTVLALHPKSAAAIERKLFALSASGQKKRLVSYEASLLKTMPNSPALHDILGRLSLTNKDMENAEKEFRLANTMEPDWGVPYQRLISVYLATGQMDKVIQECRTALSKNPDALIEEFLLGQIYQIQGKTDKAIEAYNSVLQKKADFSPAANNLAYLYAETHTDTQTLEKALGLALTAAAKGTPESLDTLGWIYHLLGNREQSIETLRKAFEGMPENKTIAYHLATVLAKWSYTAEARRIAQSALTGKGTFPEREKMQELLKTL; this comes from the coding sequence ATGTTGAAAAAAATAGTTTTCGTCTTTCTCATATGCCTCGTTTGCGTAGCGTGCGCCTCTTCAGAAGAAAAAAGTATCGAGGTCTATCAAAAAGCCATGGCGTATTATGCCGAGGGGAACATTCCCGATGCACGCATTGAGGCCAAAAACGCCATCAAACTGGACCCGAAAAACGCTCTTGCGTATCTCCTGCTCGGCGATTGTGCCATTCAAGAACAAAACTGGCAAAGCGCATTCGGAGCCTATGGTCAGGCCGTGGAAATCAACCCGGATTTGACCAAGGCGCAACTAGGCCTTGGCCGGCTTTATCTGCTCTCCCGGCAATACGACAAAGCGGAGACTCTCGTAACACAACTGCTGGAAAACGAGCCAACCAATACCGATGCCCATTTGCTCCATGCCGGACTCCTCCTGCAACAGGGAGATCACACCGGAGCCATGCATATCCTCAAAGCGATTCTAACGGAAGAACCGAGCAATACCGATGCCGCTCTTGGCCTGGTGACGGCCTATGAACGAAAGAATGAACTGGAAAAGGCATATGAGATTCTTGAGCAATCAATCAGCGAAAACCCTTCCAACATCGCATTCAGGTTCAAGGCCGCAACCATGGCTGAGAAAGCGGGAGACTTCACCGCTGCGGAAGGACACTACCTGAAGCTTCTTGAAATATCCGAAAAGAAAACACCCGTCAGCATGATGCTTGCTCGGTTGTATGAAAAATCCGGACAAATCCGAAAAGCTGAAAAAACGATTCTTGATGTCGTGCGGTCCGATCCTGCAAACATAGACACCCGACTTGCCTTGACAGGCTTTTATCTTCGCACCAAGCAATTTGACAAAAGCCTGCAAACCATTACAGCCATGTTGCATGATAACCCCGACGCCATCCGTATTCAGTTGGCTCGAGTTGATATCCTCATTGCCAAGGAAGATTTTACGACGGCCAAGGCATCCCTCACTCATATTATTGAACAATTCCCTGATCATCCCATGACTGCCCAGGCCTTGGCCAAACTGGGATTCCTGCAAAGCAAGGACAAAAATTTCGTTCAGGCTCTCGTCTATTTTGATGAGGCCATTGGACGCAATCCTTCACCCGAATTCATGTTCCTGCGCGCCCAGGCCCGTCTTGGCCTGAAAGATATCGAAGGAGCCATTTCCGACCTGCGGATAGTACGAAACGACATGCCCAACAACTACAAGGCCCGAGACCTCTTGGCCCGTGCCTACCTGGCGCAGGATAAAGGATTGATGGCAGTTGAAGAACTCCATGATATCCTTGCAAAAAATGCAGACTACTCACCTTCCAGGAATCTTCTGGTCAAATATTATGCGCGATACGGGCAATGGGCACTCGCCGAAGAGGAGCTACACAAACTCATACAACAAACCCCGGAAGATCCAGCCCTGCTTATCGCTCTGGGGGATGTCAAAAGGATGCGTGGAGAAAATGAGCACGCTGCCGAACTCTATCGAAAAGTACTGAATTTGACTGACGGACATGGTCCCGCTCTGCTGCGACTTGGACTCCTGGCTGAAGCGGCCGAACAGTATAGCCAGGCCATCTCATATTATGACACGGTACTTGCGCTCCACCCAAAATCCGCAGCAGCCATCGAAAGAAAACTCTTCGCACTCAGTGCGTCAGGCCAAAAGAAACGCCTTGTGTCTTATGAGGCGAGCCTCCTCAAAACCATGCCGAACAGTCCTGCTCTTCACGACATACTCGGAAGATTGAGCCTGACAAACAAGGATATGGAAAATGCGGAAAAAGAATTTCGTCTCGCCAACACAATGGAACCGGATTGGGGCGTCCCCTACCAGCGCCTGATCAGCGTCTACCTGGCAACCGGGCAAATGGACAAGGTCATTCAAGAATGCAGGACAGCCCTGTCTAAAAATCCTGATGCTCTTATTGAAGAATTTCTCCTCGGCCAAATCTATCAGATTCAAGGCAAAACCGATAAAGCCATCGAGGCGTACAACTCGGTTTTGCAAAAAAAAGCCGACTTCAGCCCAGCGGCCAACAATCTGGCTTATCTCTATGCCGAAACACACACAGACACCCAAACGCTTGAAAAAGCTCTTGGCCTGGCCCTGACAGCGGCAGCTAAAGGCACCCCGGAATCCCTGGATACGTTGGGATGGATATATCACCTGCTCGGCAACAGGGAACAATCCATAGAAACTCTGCGTAAGGCGTTTGAAGGAATGCCTGAGAACAAAACAATAGCCTATCATTTGGCCACGGTTCTGGCCAAATGGTCCTATACGGCTGAAGCCCGACGCATTGCCCAATCTGCCTTGACCGGAAAAGGCACTTTCCCGGAACGTGAAAAGATGCAGGAGCTCCTGAAAACCTTATAA
- a CDS encoding sugar transferase: MYKEQVYVTTNVALILDGLVIIMAGYGAYYIRWLIGAPNWVMDGGLFTSIVLSLMFINCFVLGQLGFYTSHFNPPFSIALGKCAVAVSIDFSLLTLGMFFVKEEEISRIFIGSYAAMVFAGTMFVRFLFHAFLRKDANAYSMRRILLVGNHARVKAVAEAFHRQTSWGHCIVGWLSVNGSEPVEDIPHLGDATIFSDIAVEKDIDEVVFALPPSLPFDFQSRLDICKKMGLTCRIVPAMFTPGEERWGIRIDSIDNVPALSIAGTTINATGLFYKRILDIIGGAAGFLIFCLIYIPVAIAIRMESPGPILFSQVRVGQNNRKFKLFKFRSMFLDAEARKRELMAHNEMDGHMFKMKNDPRITKVGKFLRKTSLDEFPQFINVMRGEMSLVGTRPPTVDEVSHYEKWERRRISMKPGVTGLWQVSGRNKINKFEDVVRMDLDYIDGWRFMRDVRILLKTIWVILNKDGAS; encoded by the coding sequence ATGTACAAGGAACAAGTATATGTCACTACCAACGTGGCCCTGATTTTGGACGGTCTCGTCATCATCATGGCCGGATACGGGGCCTACTACATCCGCTGGCTCATCGGAGCGCCAAACTGGGTCATGGATGGAGGGCTTTTCACCTCGATTGTACTTTCATTGATGTTCATCAATTGTTTTGTCCTCGGACAGTTGGGGTTTTATACATCCCATTTCAACCCGCCTTTCTCTATTGCACTGGGTAAATGCGCAGTCGCTGTATCCATTGATTTCTCCCTGCTGACCCTCGGTATGTTTTTTGTGAAAGAGGAAGAAATTTCACGAATTTTCATAGGAAGTTACGCAGCCATGGTTTTTGCCGGGACCATGTTTGTCCGTTTTCTCTTTCACGCATTTCTCAGGAAAGATGCCAATGCATACAGCATGCGTCGGATCCTCCTTGTCGGCAATCACGCCAGAGTGAAGGCCGTGGCCGAAGCCTTTCACAGACAAACCAGTTGGGGCCACTGCATTGTCGGCTGGCTTTCCGTCAACGGCTCAGAACCTGTCGAGGACATCCCACACCTAGGAGACGCCACTATTTTTTCCGATATTGCCGTGGAAAAGGATATTGACGAGGTCGTCTTTGCCTTGCCGCCCTCATTGCCCTTCGACTTTCAATCCAGACTGGATATATGCAAGAAAATGGGCCTGACATGTCGAATCGTTCCAGCCATGTTCACTCCGGGGGAAGAACGGTGGGGCATCAGGATCGACAGTATCGATAATGTCCCGGCCCTGAGTATTGCCGGAACGACCATCAACGCGACAGGCCTCTTCTACAAGAGGATATTGGACATCATCGGTGGTGCGGCAGGATTCCTGATCTTTTGTCTTATATATATACCTGTTGCCATCGCCATACGTATGGAATCCCCCGGCCCCATCCTCTTCAGTCAGGTCCGAGTCGGCCAGAACAATCGCAAATTCAAGCTGTTCAAATTCCGCTCCATGTTTCTTGATGCAGAAGCACGGAAGCGGGAACTCATGGCCCACAATGAAATGGACGGTCACATGTTCAAGATGAAAAATGACCCTCGCATTACCAAGGTCGGTAAATTCCTGAGAAAAACATCCTTGGATGAGTTTCCTCAATTCATCAACGTCATGCGCGGAGAAATGAGTCTGGTCGGGACACGCCCCCCAACCGTGGACGAAGTCAGTCATTATGAGAAATGGGAACGCCGCAGAATCTCCATGAAACCGGGTGTCACCGGTCTATGGCAGGTCTCTGGCAGAAATAAAATAAATAAATTCGAGGATGTTGTCCGCATGGACCTCGATTACATTGATGGGTGGCGTTTTATGCGAGACGTCAGGATTCTCCTCAAGACCATATGGGTCATTCTCAATAAGGACGGGGCTTCCTGA
- a CDS encoding P-loop NTPase family protein has product MSKIAKALQKAQDERNDILEQVSPSSPSMSSDKEKTEEATVRHNYRMTQIQEADDLHLERNRLLTSGSAQYIRDSFNVLRARILQITRTDGLNSIMVTSPRRKEGKTIVATNLAMSLARDARQTALLVDTNLRWPGVATTMGVCRGQEGGLEEYLIGHLELPELLVNPGIDKLVVLPACRATTESADLLSTPKMQQLVKECKSRYPDRYVIFDCPHIIDMPDSLVFSTYVDGVILVVEEGKTSQEDIRASLEMLSEANILGVVLNKHFSQ; this is encoded by the coding sequence ATGAGCAAAATAGCCAAGGCACTACAAAAGGCTCAAGACGAGCGAAACGACATTTTGGAGCAGGTTTCTCCGTCATCCCCCAGCATGTCTTCTGACAAAGAAAAGACCGAAGAAGCGACAGTTCGTCACAACTATCGGATGACCCAGATTCAGGAGGCCGACGATCTCCATCTGGAACGCAATCGCCTACTTACCAGTGGAAGCGCCCAATATATAAGGGATTCATTCAACGTCCTCCGAGCGAGAATTTTGCAAATAACCCGTACCGATGGGCTTAATTCCATCATGGTAACCAGCCCTCGCCGCAAAGAGGGCAAGACGATTGTCGCGACCAACCTCGCCATGAGTTTGGCCCGGGACGCCCGACAGACCGCCCTGCTGGTCGATACGAATCTCCGATGGCCGGGTGTGGCAACAACCATGGGTGTATGCAGAGGGCAAGAAGGAGGGCTGGAGGAATATCTCATCGGCCACCTGGAACTTCCTGAACTGCTGGTCAATCCGGGGATAGATAAACTTGTTGTCCTGCCAGCCTGCCGAGCCACCACAGAATCAGCCGATCTTTTGAGTACGCCCAAAATGCAACAACTCGTGAAGGAATGTAAAAGCCGATACCCCGATCGTTATGTCATCTTCGACTGCCCTCATATCATTGATATGCCGGACTCCCTTGTTTTCTCAACCTATGTGGACGGGGTGATTCTGGTTGTTGAGGAAGGGAAGACTTCGCAGGAGGATATCCGGGCTTCCCTTGAAATGCTGAGTGAGGCCAACATTCTTGGCGTTGTTTTAAATAAACATTTCAGCCAGTAG